Proteins from a single region of Desulfolutivibrio sulfoxidireducens:
- a CDS encoding molybdopterin-dependent oxidoreductase has translation MTSSKSVVTTCTRDCPNACGLVATVEDGRLTRLCGDPGHPLTRGVTCVKAARYVKRVYSPERVTHPLIRINGRWERASWDAALDLIARRMRDIAAESGTESILYYQGYGERTALKLLNKYFFNLFGGVTTLRGSLCGGTGQASQNLDLGERISHDPLDHENSQAMILWARNPVSTNISLTAIARRIRNRGGTVLLIDPIRSRSAVLADHHIAPRPGHDVFLAMAAAKLVLAAGEADWDFLKNHAVGAREYLAILESFAVDDLCRLAGVRRGEAELVAHVLMTQKPASILLGWGLHRHEYAHYTIRAIDALAAICGTIGVSGGGVSQGFEEYGPYDQRLWGDGLNPPRRTLLLPVIGHELLAANDPPIRMIFVTAANPLCMAPNAGKVARAFGKAEFVVSSGHFLDDTSDFAHVFLPATTFLEEIDVMASYGHNYVGPVNPAIEPVGQCKSEFRMFYELAARFPFADRFRRSEDDWLFDLCAPLREQGCDLETLRRRAFRLNAPMVPYADKVFPTPSGKFQFMTSFDPSHIPEPDPAFPYRLLTIAPHGYICSERTLADHEPLPVVRLCAGESAKRGLADGAPVLVKSPVGQVRATLRIDEGLRPDVLMADRGGWNKAGHGLNRLTRDLASVVGNGTPYYETSVTVLPCPDDGLCGRRILVVQHSGRAPGGDFCKHLERLGAVLAVIRPADGDALPETSAGYHGLVVLGGPQHAFDDAGSPHFPALLSLMREFDAWGKPVAGICLGAQLLARAFGGTARPMGDLEFGFVPLSLTEAGLADPVMGASAPLSRLMEFHEDTFDLPDSARLLVVGQRCVNQCFAVGNAAYGFQFHLEIDSVIASNWIELLRSGGIEAYRDYRDRHGEDFFRELLADLPVLVSQSQELCRRVAGRWLPLAASPSRRE, from the coding sequence ATGACTTCGTCCAAATCCGTCGTCACCACCTGCACCCGGGACTGCCCCAATGCCTGCGGCCTCGTGGCCACTGTGGAGGACGGCCGGCTTACCAGGTTGTGCGGCGACCCCGGACATCCGTTGACCAGGGGCGTGACCTGCGTCAAGGCCGCCAGATACGTCAAGCGGGTCTACAGCCCGGAACGGGTCACCCACCCCCTGATCCGGATAAACGGTCGATGGGAGCGGGCTAGTTGGGACGCGGCCCTGGACCTGATCGCCCGGCGCATGCGGGACATTGCCGCTGAATCCGGTACAGAATCCATTTTGTATTACCAAGGGTATGGCGAAAGAACGGCGTTAAAGCTACTTAATAAGTATTTCTTCAATCTTTTCGGGGGGGTGACCACGCTTCGCGGTTCCTTGTGCGGCGGGACGGGACAGGCCTCCCAGAACCTGGATCTGGGCGAGCGTATCTCGCATGATCCCCTGGATCACGAAAACAGCCAGGCCATGATCCTGTGGGCCAGAAATCCCGTGTCCACCAACATCAGCCTCACGGCTATCGCCCGGAGAATCCGCAACCGTGGGGGCACGGTCCTGCTCATCGATCCCATACGCAGCAGATCCGCCGTGCTGGCGGATCACCACATCGCCCCGCGTCCCGGCCATGACGTCTTTCTGGCCATGGCCGCGGCCAAGCTGGTGCTGGCCGCCGGGGAGGCGGATTGGGATTTTCTGAAGAACCATGCCGTGGGCGCACGCGAGTATCTGGCCATTCTGGAGTCCTTCGCCGTGGACGATCTGTGCCGTCTGGCCGGGGTCCGCCGGGGCGAGGCGGAGCTTGTGGCCCATGTGCTCATGACCCAAAAGCCCGCCTCCATTCTTCTGGGATGGGGACTGCACCGTCACGAATACGCCCATTACACCATCCGGGCCATCGACGCCCTGGCCGCCATCTGCGGCACGATCGGCGTCAGCGGCGGCGGCGTGAGCCAGGGGTTCGAGGAATACGGCCCTTATGACCAGCGCCTGTGGGGCGACGGCCTCAACCCGCCCCGGCGCACCCTGCTTTTGCCGGTCATCGGCCACGAACTTCTGGCCGCAAACGACCCGCCGATCCGCATGATCTTCGTCACGGCCGCCAATCCCCTGTGCATGGCCCCCAATGCCGGCAAGGTGGCCCGGGCCTTTGGCAAGGCCGAATTCGTGGTCTCTTCCGGGCATTTTTTGGACGACACCTCGGACTTCGCCCATGTCTTTCTCCCAGCCACCACGTTTCTGGAGGAGATCGACGTCATGGCCAGCTACGGGCACAACTACGTGGGGCCCGTGAACCCGGCCATAGAGCCCGTTGGCCAGTGCAAATCCGAATTCCGCATGTTTTACGAACTGGCGGCGCGTTTCCCTTTCGCGGACCGCTTTCGTCGTAGCGAGGACGACTGGCTTTTTGACCTGTGCGCCCCGCTACGGGAGCAGGGTTGTGACCTGGAGACCTTGCGGCGAAGGGCTTTCCGGTTGAATGCCCCCATGGTTCCCTATGCGGACAAGGTGTTTCCCACCCCGTCCGGGAAGTTCCAGTTCATGACCTCTTTTGATCCCTCCCACATCCCTGAGCCCGATCCGGCCTTTCCTTATCGTCTTTTGACCATCGCCCCCCACGGCTATATCTGTTCCGAGCGGACCCTGGCCGATCACGAGCCGCTTCCGGTGGTCCGGCTTTGCGCCGGCGAGAGCGCCAAACGCGGTCTTGCCGATGGCGCGCCAGTCCTGGTGAAAAGCCCCGTTGGCCAGGTCCGGGCCACGCTTCGCATCGATGAGGGACTTCGGCCGGATGTCCTTATGGCTGACCGTGGCGGCTGGAACAAGGCCGGGCACGGCCTCAACCGCCTGACCCGGGATCTGGCCAGCGTTGTCGGTAACGGGACGCCGTATTATGAAACCTCGGTCACGGTCCTTCCCTGCCCGGATGACGGCCTGTGCGGCAGGCGGATTCTTGTGGTCCAGCACAGCGGGCGCGCGCCTGGAGGCGATTTTTGCAAGCACCTGGAACGCCTGGGCGCGGTGTTGGCCGTTATCCGTCCGGCCGATGGGGACGCGCTTCCTGAAACCTCCGCCGGGTACCACGGCCTGGTGGTCCTGGGCGGTCCGCAACATGCCTTTGACGATGCCGGCTCCCCCCATTTCCCCGCCCTTTTGTCGCTCATGCGCGAATTCGACGCCTGGGGCAAACCCGTGGCCGGGATATGTCTGGGGGCCCAGCTTTTGGCCCGGGCCTTCGGCGGTACGGCCCGGCCCATGGGAGATCTGGAATTCGGATTCGTCCCCTTGTCGCTCACCGAGGCCGGTCTGGCCGATCCGGTGATGGGGGCGAGCGCGCCTTTGTCCCGGCTTATGGAGTTTCACGAGGACACCTTTGACCTGCCGGACAGCGCGCGGCTTCTCGTTGTCGGCCAGCGGTGCGTCAACCAGTGCTTCGCCGTAGGAAACGCCGCGTACGGTTTCCAATTTCATCTGGAGATCGATTCCGTGATCGCCTCCAACTGGATCGAGCTGTTGCGCAGTGGCGGCATCGAGGCCTATCGCGACTACCGGGACCGCCACGGCGAGGATTTTTTTCGCGAGCTTTTGGCTGATCTGCCCGTGTTGGTGTCTCAGTCCCAGGAATTGTGCCGTCGCGTCGCCGGGCGCTGGCTTCCGCTTGCCGCGTCCCCATCCCGTCGGGAATGA
- a CDS encoding arsenic resistance protein gives MWTFLQKISKNLVLAIPTAMALGFTWGLMADASWMKTLILPFTFLMVYPMMVTLKIKQVFSGGDGKAQGITQAINFGIVPFLAFGVATLFFPDRPYLMLGLLLAGLVPTSGMTISWTGFARGNVAAAVKMTVIGLTLGSLATPLYVRAFLGAEIEVDVAGVMGQIGLIVFLPMAVGYATQRFLVRRYGQKAFAERIGPRFPAVSTIGVLGIVMIALALKARTIAAAPGLLVEILIPLGLLYGVNYLLSTLVGRWLLPRGEAIALVYGTVMRNLSIALAVAINAFGAKGSDAALVVALAYIIQVQSAAWYVKWTDRVFGPVANPGSPAPQTVRGR, from the coding sequence ATGTGGACCTTTTTGCAAAAGATCTCGAAAAATCTCGTGTTGGCCATTCCGACGGCCATGGCCCTGGGCTTCACCTGGGGGCTCATGGCTGATGCCTCGTGGATGAAGACCCTGATCCTGCCGTTCACCTTTCTTATGGTCTATCCCATGATGGTCACCCTCAAGATCAAACAGGTTTTTTCCGGAGGAGACGGCAAGGCGCAAGGCATCACCCAGGCCATCAATTTCGGGATCGTCCCTTTTTTGGCCTTCGGCGTGGCCACGCTCTTTTTCCCGGACCGGCCGTACCTGATGCTTGGCCTGCTTCTGGCCGGGCTCGTGCCGACCAGCGGCATGACCATTTCCTGGACCGGTTTCGCCAGGGGCAATGTCGCGGCGGCGGTCAAGATGACGGTCATCGGCCTGACGCTTGGGTCCCTGGCCACCCCGTTGTACGTGCGGGCCTTTCTTGGGGCCGAGATCGAGGTGGACGTGGCCGGGGTCATGGGCCAGATCGGGCTAATCGTCTTTTTGCCCATGGCTGTCGGCTACGCCACCCAACGATTTCTGGTGCGTCGATACGGGCAAAAGGCCTTTGCCGAGCGCATCGGCCCGCGTTTCCCGGCCGTGTCCACCATCGGGGTCCTTGGAATCGTGATGATCGCGTTGGCCCTCAAGGCCCGGACCATTGCCGCCGCGCCTGGGCTTTTGGTCGAGATACTGATTCCCCTCGGACTTCTCTACGGGGTCAACTACCTTCTCTCGACCCTGGTCGGGCGGTGGCTTTTGCCGCGCGGCGAGGCCATCGCCCTGGTCTACGGCACGGTCATGCGCAACCTGTCCATTGCCTTGGCCGTGGCCATAAACGCCTTTGGGGCCAAGGGGTCCGACGCCGCGCTGGTGGTGGCCCTGGCCTACATCATCCAGGTCCAGTCCGCGGCCTGGTACGTCAAATGGACGGATCGCGTTTTCGGACCCGTAGCGAACCCGGGCAGTCCGGCGCCCCAGACCGTGCGCGGCAGGTGA
- a CDS encoding universal stress protein — MLPTIKNILYATDLSESARQALRYAVSLAERHQASLTIMHVVRDVVELMSEEAGFDIEAHFGAEAWRDFNTRATTQALATARSRVAEAVLECSTREAGCPVKNSVLLVETGDPAERLLQEIARGGHDLVVMGAHGRSGLMDMLLGGVARKVVRHSRVPVLMVPLPEDSPGDDG; from the coding sequence ATGTTGCCGACCATAAAGAACATCCTCTATGCCACGGACCTTTCCGAAAGCGCCCGCCAGGCCCTGCGGTATGCCGTCTCCCTGGCCGAACGCCACCAGGCCTCGCTGACCATCATGCATGTGGTTCGGGATGTGGTGGAACTGATGAGCGAGGAGGCCGGTTTCGACATCGAAGCCCATTTCGGCGCCGAGGCCTGGCGCGACTTCAACACCAGGGCCACCACCCAGGCCCTTGCGACCGCCCGTTCCCGGGTGGCCGAGGCCGTCCTGGAATGTTCCACGAGGGAAGCGGGGTGCCCGGTGAAAAATTCCGTTCTCCTTGTGGAAACGGGAGACCCGGCCGAGCGTCTTCTTCAGGAAATCGCCAGGGGTGGGCACGATCTGGTGGTCATGGGCGCGCATGGCCGAAGCGGGCTCATGGACATGCTTCTAGGCGGCGTGGCCCGGAAGGTGGTGCGCCATAGTCGGGTTCCAGTCCTTATGGTCCCTCTCCCCGAGGATTCCCCTGGCGATGACGGGTAA
- the coaBC gene encoding bifunctional phosphopantothenoylcysteine decarboxylase/phosphopantothenate--cysteine ligase CoaBC, whose product MDAHLCFTCYQGQRAHLGVTGSVAAYKALPLLRALVSTGMGVGATLTRAAARFVTPLSFQALGADPVHGEMFSPSEHVFDHLAPAHTSGCLVIAPATANFLAKMAHGLADDMLSCQALSFSGPKIVAPAMNPLLWEAPATRENRGVLLARGVTFAEPGCGDMACGDSGAGRLADERTIFSLVLQSLTPQDMNGLTVLISLGPTHEYFDAARYWSNPSTGLMGACLAMSAWLRGARVTVVMGPCGLWLPPGMDIVRVETARRMHAACLDVWPQCDVACMVAAVADFSPVPYERDGMKFKKDVSGTCAPEIRFTPNPDILFDLGRSKKAGQRLVGFCAETQELRANAEDKLRRKNCDLMVANPIGRADVGFGALQNEVSVVDADGRFEQWPSLPKTEVAWRIWDWMIRS is encoded by the coding sequence ATGGACGCCCACCTTTGTTTTACTTGTTATCAAGGACAGCGAGCCCACCTCGGGGTCACGGGCAGCGTGGCCGCGTACAAGGCCCTGCCCCTTTTGCGCGCCCTTGTTTCCACAGGAATGGGGGTCGGCGCGACCCTGACCCGGGCCGCCGCCAGGTTCGTCACCCCGCTTTCCTTCCAGGCACTTGGCGCCGACCCGGTCCACGGCGAGATGTTTTCGCCCTCGGAGCACGTGTTTGATCATCTTGCCCCGGCCCATACCTCCGGATGCCTTGTCATCGCCCCGGCCACGGCCAATTTCCTGGCCAAAATGGCCCATGGCCTGGCCGACGACATGCTGTCCTGCCAGGCCTTGAGCTTTTCAGGGCCGAAAATCGTAGCCCCGGCCATGAATCCCCTGCTCTGGGAGGCCCCGGCCACGCGTGAGAATCGAGGCGTTCTTCTGGCCCGGGGCGTCACCTTCGCCGAACCTGGATGCGGGGATATGGCCTGCGGCGATTCCGGGGCCGGCCGTTTGGCCGACGAGCGGACGATCTTTTCGTTGGTGCTTCAGTCCCTGACGCCTCAGGACATGAACGGACTGACGGTCTTGATCTCGCTTGGCCCGACGCACGAATATTTCGATGCGGCCCGGTATTGGTCAAACCCCTCAACCGGGCTGATGGGCGCCTGTCTGGCCATGTCCGCCTGGCTTCGCGGGGCGCGGGTCACCGTGGTCATGGGACCATGCGGCCTGTGGTTGCCCCCTGGCATGGACATCGTGCGCGTGGAAACCGCCAGGCGGATGCACGCCGCCTGCCTGGATGTGTGGCCGCAATGCGATGTGGCCTGTATGGTCGCGGCTGTGGCCGACTTTTCCCCTGTGCCCTATGAACGTGATGGCATGAAGTTCAAAAAGGATGTTTCTGGGACTTGCGCCCCGGAAATCCGGTTCACCCCGAATCCGGACATTCTCTTTGACCTGGGACGATCCAAAAAGGCTGGCCAGCGGCTCGTTGGTTTTTGCGCCGAAACCCAGGAATTGCGGGCCAACGCCGAGGACAAGCTGCGGCGCAAAAACTGCGATCTCATGGTGGCCAATCCCATCGGCCGTGCCGATGTCGGCTTTGGCGCCCTTCAAAACGAGGTTTCTGTCGTGGATGCGGACGGTCGTTTCGAGCAGTGGCCGAGCCTGCCGAAAACCGAGGTGGCCTGGAGGATATGGGATTGGATGATTCGCAGCTAA
- a CDS encoding NAD-dependent epimerase encodes MNILVTGAAGFIGYHLCRRFLKMGHAVVGLDNLNPYYSVQLKNDRLAILSDYDHFRFAKIDLADKKGVFKLFQENDFSHVINLAAQAGVRYSIENPGAYVDTNLVGFANILEGCRHGGVRHLVFASSSSVYGLNTAMPFSVHDNVDHPISLYAATKKANELMAHTYSYLYGLPCTGLRFFTVYGPWGRPDMALFLFTKAILEEKPIKVFNHGKMRRDFTYIDDIIEGVTRVAGRTPTANPEWNSDSPDPSSSVAPYKLYNIGNNNTVELSRFIEAIEENLGKKAIREYLPLQPGDVPMTHANVDDLIKDVGFKPSTPIETGITKFIEWYREYFKV; translated from the coding sequence ATGAATATTTTGGTTACTGGCGCCGCTGGATTCATTGGTTATCATTTGTGCCGTCGTTTTTTAAAAATGGGACATGCCGTTGTCGGGCTCGACAACCTGAACCCCTACTATTCGGTACAGCTCAAAAATGACCGACTGGCCATTTTGTCGGACTATGATCATTTCCGTTTCGCCAAGATCGATCTGGCCGATAAAAAAGGTGTCTTCAAGCTTTTTCAGGAGAATGACTTCAGCCACGTCATCAATCTGGCGGCTCAGGCCGGTGTGCGGTACAGCATCGAGAATCCCGGGGCCTACGTGGACACCAATCTTGTCGGCTTTGCCAATATTCTCGAAGGATGCCGTCACGGAGGGGTGCGCCACCTTGTTTTCGCCTCCTCGAGTTCGGTCTATGGGCTTAACACCGCCATGCCGTTTTCGGTCCACGACAATGTCGACCACCCCATAAGCCTCTATGCCGCCACAAAAAAGGCCAACGAGTTGATGGCCCACACCTACAGCTACCTGTACGGCCTGCCGTGCACGGGCTTGCGTTTTTTCACCGTGTACGGTCCCTGGGGTCGTCCGGACATGGCCCTGTTTCTTTTCACCAAGGCCATCTTGGAGGAGAAGCCCATCAAGGTCTTCAACCATGGTAAGATGCGTCGTGACTTCACCTATATCGACGACATCATCGAGGGCGTCACCCGGGTTGCCGGACGCACGCCCACGGCCAACCCCGAGTGGAACTCGGATTCCCCCGACCCTTCCAGCAGCGTCGCCCCGTACAAGCTCTACAATATCGGCAACAACAATACCGTGGAGTTGTCCCGGTTCATCGAGGCCATTGAAGAGAACCTCGGCAAGAAGGCCATACGGGAATATTTGCCATTGCAGCCAGGGGACGTGCCCATGACCCATGCCAATGTGGACGACCTGATCAAGGATGTGGGATTCAAGCCTTCCACCCCCATCGAGACTGGGATAACGAAATTTATCGAGTGGTACCGCGAATATTTCAAGGTTTGA
- a CDS encoding GAK system XXXCH domain-containing protein: MDFSTIKRDMTGAFERITSRTDEGLLPDEDAVNSLARLSQRMHQIADDAWIGEAEDFSHLANQLLNAVKKGDLESSVMLVESLQDAQAYCHRTFRD, from the coding sequence ATGGATTTCTCGACCATCAAACGGGATATGACTGGGGCCTTTGAAAGGATCACGTCCAGGACCGATGAAGGTTTGCTTCCTGATGAAGACGCGGTCAACAGTTTAGCGCGGTTAAGTCAACGCATGCACCAGATAGCCGACGATGCCTGGATCGGCGAGGCCGAGGATTTTTCTCATCTTGCCAACCAACTGCTCAATGCCGTGAAAAAGGGCGACCTGGAGAGCAGCGTCATGCTTGTGGAGTCCCTCCAGGACGCCCAGGCGTATTGCCATCGGACCTTCCGGGATTGA
- a CDS encoding ParA family protein: MARIIVVANQKGGVGKTTTSVNLAASLGVMEKKTLLVDCDPQANASSGLGLYPEKCRENLYTVLYEPQRAAQAVQKTEIPFLDVLPSSTDLVAADIELVARPGREFYIREVVRVLAGDYEYILLDCPPSLGLVTLNALCAATELLVPLQCEYYALEGIAQLLRTYELVRKRLNTRLGIVGVLLTMYDGRNKLNRHVKREIWKCFPKLVFDILIPRNVRLSEAPSFGKPVLAHDIKSKGSEAYLSLAQQVVRRAPKP; encoded by the coding sequence ATGGCCAGGATAATCGTCGTTGCCAACCAAAAGGGCGGGGTGGGGAAGACGACCACCTCGGTCAACCTGGCCGCCTCCCTGGGGGTCATGGAAAAAAAAACACTTCTTGTGGACTGCGATCCCCAGGCGAACGCATCGAGCGGGCTTGGCCTGTATCCTGAAAAATGCCGGGAAAATCTGTATACCGTCCTGTATGAACCGCAACGGGCCGCGCAGGCGGTGCAAAAGACGGAAATTCCCTTTCTCGATGTGCTGCCGTCGAGCACGGATCTCGTGGCCGCGGACATCGAACTGGTCGCCAGGCCGGGCCGGGAGTTTTACATCCGGGAGGTGGTCCGCGTCCTGGCCGGGGACTACGAGTACATCCTCCTGGACTGTCCCCCGTCCCTGGGCCTGGTGACCTTGAACGCCCTGTGTGCGGCCACGGAACTTTTGGTCCCCTTGCAGTGCGAATATTACGCCCTGGAGGGCATCGCCCAGCTCCTGCGGACCTATGAGTTGGTGCGGAAGCGTTTGAATACGCGGCTCGGCATCGTGGGCGTTTTGCTGACCATGTACGACGGCCGCAACAAGCTCAATCGCCACGTCAAACGCGAGATTTGGAAATGCTTTCCCAAACTCGTCTTTGATATCCTGATCCCGCGAAACGTACGGCTGTCCGAGGCCCCGAGCTTCGGCAAACCCGTCCTGGCCCACGACATCAAGTCCAAGGGGTCCGAGGCCTATCTTTCCCTGGCCCAGCAGGTCGTCCGTCGCGCTCCCAAACCCTGA
- a CDS encoding ParB/RepB/Spo0J family partition protein — protein MAQSARGLGRGLEALLGGIGDAKATAEIMRIPLRAIRPNPDQPRREFSAEAMADLARSIKEQGVLQPVMVRPVTDAEFEYEIVAGERRWRACALAGLDEIPALVREVDDEQSLALALIENLQREDLNPMEEAAGYAQLVSRFGLSQEVLAAKVGKSRSAVANTLRLLQLPEPIRADLGGGAISAGHARALLSLGEEALREMLWRRITDLGLSVRQAEDLAAYAKEFGAFPATPAAVATDGDMERPGGQSGPERPVGKRAVQSLDPELTSIQAGLESLFGVKVRVAGTPGRGRITFHFGTRESLGEVLARLGLTWE, from the coding sequence ATGGCGCAATCGGCACGAGGACTCGGCAGGGGGCTTGAAGCCCTTTTGGGCGGAATCGGCGACGCCAAGGCGACGGCCGAAATCATGCGCATTCCCTTACGGGCCATTCGGCCCAACCCGGATCAGCCACGCCGGGAATTCTCCGCCGAGGCCATGGCCGATCTGGCCCGGTCCATCAAGGAACAGGGCGTGTTGCAACCGGTCATGGTCCGGCCCGTCACCGACGCGGAATTCGAATACGAGATCGTGGCCGGGGAACGCCGCTGGAGGGCCTGCGCCCTGGCCGGACTGGACGAGATCCCGGCCCTGGTGCGCGAGGTCGACGACGAGCAGAGCCTGGCCCTGGCGCTCATCGAGAACCTGCAACGCGAGGATTTAAATCCCATGGAGGAGGCGGCCGGGTATGCCCAGCTCGTCTCCCGGTTTGGCCTGAGCCAGGAGGTCCTGGCCGCGAAAGTGGGCAAGAGCCGCTCCGCCGTGGCCAACACCCTGCGCCTGCTGCAACTGCCCGAGCCCATCCGGGCCGATCTCGGGGGCGGCGCCATCAGCGCGGGCCACGCCCGGGCCCTGCTGTCCCTGGGTGAGGAGGCCCTGCGGGAAATGTTGTGGCGGCGCATCACGGACCTTGGGCTCTCCGTGCGTCAGGCCGAGGACCTGGCGGCCTACGCCAAGGAGTTCGGGGCATTCCCCGCCACACCGGCCGCCGTGGCCACAGACGGGGACATGGAACGTCCCGGCGGCCAGTCCGGCCCGGAAAGGCCTGTCGGCAAAAGGGCCGTCCAGTCATTGGACCCGGAACTGACGTCCATCCAGGCCGGGCTTGAGTCCCTGTTCGGGGTCAAGGTCCGGGTAGCCGGCACGCCTGGCCGGGGCCGCATCACCTTCCATTTCGGGACGCGGGAGTCGCTTGGCGAGGTGCTGGCGCGTCTTGGGCTGACGTGGGAATAA
- the rfaE1 gene encoding D-glycero-beta-D-manno-heptose-7-phosphate kinase, translated as MKPAPLIERILQAVPGFSSSRILVLGDLMLDHYLMGDVERISPEGPVPVVKVRSEGHTLGGAGNVARNLAALGARPSLVSVCGDDDPGKVLLQLVDREGIASVVLRDPTRPTTIKTRIIAQNQQVARVDRESSEPVGEVVRGGLARAVADLLPGHDAVVVSDYAKGVVSGPLVRELVALAATLDPRPIVLVDPKVPNRDFYQGVDLLTPNAKEAGEMAGMRLLGRTDIIRAGVAIFKRSRCRSLLITLGAEGIALFDGPGLVRHIPTVARKVFDVTGAGDTVIAALAAGLTSGLDLLEACVLANSCAGIVVGQVGGASVTPRELCQVLADLPEPVVDVWLRAGAA; from the coding sequence ATGAAGCCGGCCCCGCTCATCGAAAGGATCCTTCAGGCCGTGCCCGGGTTTTCCAGCTCACGGATCCTGGTCCTGGGCGACCTCATGCTCGACCATTATCTCATGGGCGATGTGGAGCGGATCTCGCCCGAGGGGCCGGTTCCGGTGGTCAAGGTCCGCTCGGAGGGTCACACCCTGGGAGGCGCGGGCAATGTCGCCAGGAATCTGGCCGCACTGGGCGCGCGTCCCTCCCTGGTGTCCGTGTGCGGCGACGACGATCCGGGGAAGGTGCTTTTGCAACTGGTGGACCGGGAGGGGATCGCCTCGGTGGTGCTGCGCGATCCCACGCGGCCGACAACCATCAAAACCCGGATCATCGCCCAGAACCAGCAGGTGGCCAGGGTGGACCGGGAGAGCTCGGAGCCGGTGGGCGAGGTGGTGCGCGGCGGGCTGGCCCGGGCCGTGGCCGATCTGCTGCCCGGGCACGACGCCGTGGTGGTGTCGGATTACGCCAAGGGCGTGGTGTCCGGCCCGCTGGTGCGGGAACTGGTGGCCCTGGCCGCGACCCTTGATCCCCGTCCGATCGTCCTGGTCGATCCCAAGGTCCCCAATCGCGATTTCTACCAGGGTGTGGACCTTCTGACGCCCAACGCCAAGGAGGCCGGGGAGATGGCCGGGATGCGCCTCTTGGGACGCACGGACATCATCCGGGCCGGGGTGGCCATCTTCAAGCGATCGCGGTGCCGGTCGCTTCTGATCACCCTGGGGGCCGAGGGCATCGCCCTTTTTGATGGCCCGGGGCTCGTGCGCCATATCCCCACCGTGGCCCGCAAGGTCTTTGACGTGACAGGCGCGGGTGATACGGTCATCGCGGCCCTGGCCGCCGGACTGACCTCCGGGCTTGACCTCCTCGAGGCCTGTGTCCTAGCCAATTCCTGCGCGGGGATCGTTGTCGGGCAGGTGGGCGGCGCGTCGGTGACCCCTCGGGAGCTTTGCCAGGTCCTGGCCGACCTGCCGGAACCGGTGGTGGATGTCTGGCTCCGGGCGGGTGCCGCCTGA
- a CDS encoding STAS domain-containing protein has protein sequence MTEMKRNTAEGESWTWSESPRTNTVRICGEIDFTVSPVVRDKLVAFIEQTRGDVFLDLGELDYVDSSGLAALIEGRKILKAKGRKITITAVSRQVRKLFELTQIGDLFGL, from the coding sequence ATGACCGAAATGAAACGAAACACGGCCGAGGGCGAGTCCTGGACCTGGTCCGAATCACCCAGGACCAACACGGTGCGCATCTGCGGCGAGATCGATTTCACGGTCAGTCCCGTTGTGCGGGATAAGCTGGTGGCGTTCATCGAGCAGACACGGGGGGATGTGTTCCTGGACCTGGGGGAATTGGACTATGTCGACAGTTCCGGCCTGGCGGCCCTGATCGAGGGCCGCAAGATACTCAAGGCCAAGGGCCGCAAGATCACCATCACGGCGGTCTCCCGCCAGGTGCGCAAGCTTTTCGAATTGACCCAGATCGGCGATCTGTTTGGGCTGTAA
- a CDS encoding MlaE family ABC transporter permease — MGEVIGVFLGLVNGLVRCVWLSLTRRYKTKPYQRALAWEHLSWIGADSLPIVSIISACTGIILALQSAIQLEKVGALSYVANLVGYSLVTELGPLLTALILAGRAGAAFTAEIATMKISEEIDALDVMGIDPVRFLVWPKFAAMLVMVPVLTLWGDFVGIMAGGIFSATVLGLSGKVYFEQTASFLHVSDVMSGLVKSAAFGMAITLISCTQGMLAREGAADVGRRTTMAVVQSIFIMILLDLFFTALNYVLR; from the coding sequence TTGGGAGAGGTGATCGGGGTCTTTTTGGGTTTGGTGAACGGACTCGTCAGGTGCGTGTGGCTTTCCCTGACCCGCCGGTACAAGACCAAACCCTACCAGCGCGCGCTGGCCTGGGAGCATCTGTCCTGGATCGGCGCGGATTCCTTGCCCATCGTCAGCATCATCTCGGCCTGCACGGGCATCATATTGGCCCTGCAGTCGGCCATCCAACTGGAAAAGGTCGGGGCCTTAAGCTACGTGGCCAATCTGGTGGGTTATTCCCTGGTCACGGAACTGGGGCCGCTTTTGACCGCCCTGATCCTGGCCGGTCGGGCCGGCGCGGCGTTCACCGCCGAGATCGCCACCATGAAGATTTCCGAGGAAATCGACGCCCTGGACGTCATGGGCATCGATCCGGTGCGGTTTCTGGTCTGGCCGAAATTCGCGGCCATGCTGGTCATGGTCCCGGTATTGACCTTGTGGGGGGATTTTGTGGGCATTATGGCCGGAGGGATATTTTCGGCCACGGTGCTGGGCTTGAGCGGCAAGGTCTATTTCGAGCAGACGGCGTCGTTTTTGCATGTCAGCGACGTCATGTCCGGGTTGGTGAAAAGCGCGGCCTTCGGCATGGCCATCACGCTGATCAGTTGCACCCAGGGCATGCTGGCCCGGGAGGGGGCGGCCGACGTGGGCCGGCGGACCACCATGGCCGTGGTGCAGTCCATTTTCATCATGATACTCTTGGACCTGTTTTTTACGGCGCTCAACTATGTGTTGCGTTAG